The DNA window TCGAAGACGAGCCTTGTTTTGATTTGACCCGAGCACCACAGAAACCTCACTCATGGCTTCATTTGTTAAAGAAATGAGAGGGGATTGGGGCGGACAACAGTATTGGTGCCTCGACTCGTACAAAACGGTTTCTGTGGCAGCTGTAACCTCCATGATTTGAATATGTACACAGATATTTTAATATCTACAAATTCTGTTAAAAAGCTTGTTGGAAAAGTTGACCTGGAGCACAAGTTCAAATTTACAAGATCAAATGTGCTCATTGAGGGCGACCTCTGTAATCACAAGTTCTACTTCTTATGTCAGAGTTCACCAAGTGAACCAAGTTCAACCTGTCGGGCCGCCTCGGATTATTAAAGGCTGccctttaaaataatttgtatttctAGTTCAACTGACAACTGAGACATTGTGAGACAATTGATTACCTTTTAGAAAACAATCACCTTGCTCTACCTCCCATGTACCCGTTTGCTCTGCTATTGTGAGAGGGGGTCTACAGACATGCTCAGTCGAGAAACAGTAAAAAGGAGTGCTGGTTGAGATTCTTCCTTAGAAACCCTTTGTTTaaccctcatcctcctcgctccgtgtctgatcggaaaataaaaaatctcaaattaaaaaaaattgcaaaatgtcattgtcaacagactgttgtcatggagacaggacagacatgcagtgcttttcttctcagcgaacaaacgcttcatgcaaacacttccGAGAGCACAGCCAGCGCATTTCTGCCTGtaaaaaacgccaggtggacatgGGGCCTAAATTGTCAAAATAAGCAATTTAATTCTAAAtttcataacattttaaataaaacaaaaacataaaaagtgatCCTGCTCCTCCTGTGTAAAGAGTTAGAAGAGATGTTGCACTCAGTCCCAGCTTAAGGGATTTAGGACGTCTGCTGAGCTGAGGTAATGCTGATCTCTTACACCAGTTAAAAGTTATGTTGATatatctcttctctcttttctccagcATGTCATCCAACTCCTCCAGCGATAATCTGTGTGCATCGGATGACAAGCTCTGCAGTAAGGACAtacttcttcctctcctcgtcGTCACCTCCTACACTTCCTCCTCACACCTCAAATCTTTGATCTCCTTTTGACAAATCTTCAGATTTCTCTTTACAATCGGGATAACAGCCTGCTCTGGTGTGGTCACTTGTCTGCTCGGCTGAAATCACAGATCACTTGTTTTGTGCAGACTGCAATCAAGATCATTAAAAACACCCATCTCTCCAAACACTCTATGAACAGTGTGTTGATAGACAAGCAGAGAAAATACAGTCTGACCCGACCCACACTCTTCACTGTGAGCTTCAACTTTGACCCTCTGGGAGAATATTCAGGGTCCCTCATTTGTGCTGATGTCCGTTAATAATCTGAATAAGAGGTGATGTAGGGTGATGTGCAGAGGGGCCGTGCAACAGCTGCAGGAAGGTTTTTATGTACATGTGGAATTGTTACAGGTTTTGCATGATGACCGAGTCATAGACACATTTCCCTTGGGGGACAACACACTAATCAATATATCTCATCTTATCTACAATCAAAAGAgatcctgtgtttgttttttacaaagcTGAACTTTCACTAAACTTCAACATTTGGCAGCTAAATTGGGATGAAGCTAGAACAGTTCTGGAGTTTCCCAGAATGAGGAACGAGCTTCAACATGACACTTCacttttcttccttcttttgaGTCTCCATCTTTTCTCCTCATTGGTTCACTATGGCTGATTCCTTCTACCCTCTTCTAATCTTTTGTTCAgatgtactttttttaaatcacagcctTAGTTTAACATCTTTCTCTCCCCTGTACATTTcctatcatttcatttttattaaagagGATTTCTAATCTCAACAAGTTTTCCTCTGGTTGAATAAAGGTTCAAATAAATCACTCGCTCTCCCTGCCTTCAAGCAGAAACTGATTTAACTGTCAGTGAGTATTTTAATGAATTGAATAGAAGCAGATATCTAACTAAGCagttaaaacagaaaagtgagTCAAAGAAGAGTTATGACTCAgatacaaagaagaagaatctgaaATGAGCTTTTCAGGTCTGATAACATCTTTGTTATAAAAGGGCTCCTGTCTACAACGCCGTTAAAACACCCAACCTTCAGATGATGTCATTAAAAGTACAGGGGCACTGTTCAATCTTTATGATTTATTAAACTAATCCTCAGCAGGTTATGCTAAGCTGAATATTTGTCCACCTAATAATAGAAGTCTTAGTTTAACAAAGACGACCATTGGGTGTAAGAGCTGTTCAAAAATTGATTGATGATATTCTGTAAATCTCTCACCACTCTTAACAATGTGCCACAACCAGAACATGAAGTttacacagagcaaagaatttACATTCAAGTCTTTAACCCTCGAGCAACGTTGGATTGACATCAGGTTTCTGACAACAGAAGGTGTGTAAGATGAAGTTAACTAGGAGTGATGTAAGgaaatcaatgaatgaatgaatgctaGTGGAGGAATTTAAAGTGAACACAAATAACATATTTATAGTATCCAAAGTAGAACTGCAGTTTCCTCGAGGAACTGGCTGCTAACGAGTGTTCCAGATGAAGGATTTTAATGATCTCTTAATCATCATCAGAGAAACAAGCTGAGCAAAACTCATCCagttgaacatttcaaacattagtAAAAAACATGGATGAACTGAACTAGACAAACCTCTTAAGCCGGGgtacaaactacaagataatcgggTCTAATTTAGGCCCCCCTTCCCTTGctcaaagtcagcaaaggcctgATTATCTTTCCAGATTCTCccgtggtgtgaggtgtgttaagagtgattttacCCTGCGCCccaatttgaaatattttcgAATAAAAAATCCTGTGAATTGTCAGGTGGAACAAAGcaatagccaatcaggaagcaagctgacCGAAGCAGGAAGCACAGCAAACATAACCATGGAGACGGCAGCAAACGAGAAGAATGGAGTTAGATGGATGTCATAAATTCAGGAGTGTTTATACAACGTGTTCTGTAAAAGAAACCACAAAGGACCAAAATGATGATCTGCTCTTATACACTCCTGAAAGTGCACCGCCTCCTTCGGCCCTGACATTCACATGTGaacttctctcttcctctctcagtaGCAAAAGAGCATGACCTGGCCGTGATCATCGTCCCTGTGCTGCTCCTCCTGAGCTTCCTCGTCACCCTACTGTCCTTGTGCATAGTGAGGTATTGTCCTGAACGGAGGCGCACACGGATCAACACATCGACACATCAAAGCTACCACAGCTCAACGcacaggcacacgcacacacaaaggCCCAGCCGCAGAGATCACCTGCGGGGCATTGATGGTCAGCAAGCGAGCATGCATGCGTCTCTGTGTTCATTTAACCTTGTTTCAGTCTTTTGACAGAACTACACACAGACATCTGTAACTCTGCTAAacgtctctctcttcctctccaaaGCTCCCCCAGGGATTAACCCACTGGAACATGAAGAGCTGCCAATGTCAGTTCAAGAAGTGCAGCAGAATGTCAGGCCAACTCTGGCTGCAGAACCGCAGATGTCCACAGAGGGGCACAACAGAGGCTTCAGCCAAGTCACTGCCTTGCCGTTACACTTCTCCATCGACCCTGATAACAAAGTCGGCCTGTACAGAGCTCGCATGGAGAACAGGGACGTCATTCTGAGGGTGCTGAAAGGTAAATATACTGCAGCTGGAAGAATCTCAGACAACGCAGTCAAACTTTTTTACTGAATGTGTGCCAGCTAAGTTTTCATATCAGTGTCTGAGAGAGAAGAGGACACTCTGATAACTGGTTCACTACACTAACATTTTATAATATGTCCCTGGTTGTGCTTTGGTTTAATTTTCCACTgtcttaaaaacatcaaatagaCGAATCCTTCACTGATTTAACACGttcaaaatgtgtaaattattcACGGCACTATTTGAAAAAGTACgtttaaatcctttaaaaattAAAGTTGATCATGCAGGATGTTTCTGACAAGTgaaagatttgaaaataaaaagggattGTCTGTTGTCTCACCTTTTCCACAGAAACAGCAAACAGAAGTGAGAAGCAGGACTTCTTTGGTTTTGCTTCGTTCGTGTCAGGACTGGGTCCACACCCCTTCCTACCAGCGCTGCTCGGTGTGGTTTCAGAGCCTCCGATGATAgtggtggaggagctgcagcacagagaccTGCTGGGCTACCTGTGGAGATGTCGACAGGTACAGGAGTCACAGACAcgtttgaaataaatgttccCATAATGGTTTATCCATGATGTTATTTATGAGGTTTATAATACAAACTGCAGTGAGTGCTCCTCTAAGGAAGCAATATTTTAGAGCTTTTATCGCAGGCTTCTTCAGAACCAGCTTATCTCAAGCCGCACACTAGTGTGAAAAGTTGTGAAAAGCTAAATGGGCAGATAGTGTATAGTGTAGTGTGGCAGAGAAACATTTGCATATTGTAATTCCATGCTTAAATGAACAATGAGTCTCCACaaacaatcttaaaaaaacataatttctcTGATAACTGAAGGTCTAAAACATAGAAAATGGTTGTAAAATAAAAGGTATTCAGAATCAGTGGCACAAAAGTTGCCTGATGcagtaaaatgtaaacagttaTTATGTACTGAACATTAAATCATGTAAAGTTAAAGTTATAGCTGTCTTTTTCCTCTGGGGGGCAGTATTGTGCATTATATCCTACCACTGAAGGAGAGACTCAAAGCTGAAGCTGACAGGAACAGTGTGAACACCGATATCAAATCATTAGCTGATTATTAGTTTACATTATGACAGAGGGAGATAGGTATGTCACATGACAAACAGGAGACTTGTTTCTCatgtctttcttctcctctgtccctGAAGGAAAACTCCAGTTCACAGTCTTCATGTGAGATGACCGAGAAGAGGATCTTCACGATGGCAGGACAGGTGGCCTCTGCTCTGGTTAGTTAAAAAAGAtgtcctcttctctgtctgtgttcgTCACTGCGCcattgacttaaaaaaacagaaagatctCCCTGTTTTCCATGCATATCTCTCTTTACGACTATATTCTTTGTTATTCATTTGTTTCtatccctttaaatgtttcCCTGATTTCACATTTATAGAAAAACTGTCTAAACATTCACAGTGTGTCAATTCCATTATGCTGTCTGGATGTATGAAATATTCTGATTGAATTTGAATTAAGTACAAATCTAGTATATACCTTTCAAAGCTACATGTAGTTGATAATCTTGTAATGTGAAACTTTCATACAACTCATTAGTCCTAAAGTTCCTCTTTCCATCTTTGTCTGAACATCTTCAAGGAGTACCTGCACAGTCAGGGCTGTATCCATGGCAACGTGGGAGCTCGCAGTGTTCTGGTTGGTGGAGATCTGACAGCCAAGCTGTGGCGATTGGGCTCGGCCCACCGCAGGAGGACACAGGCCAACGTGGGAGCGGGAGAGGACGTGGAGATGAAGAAGTGGCAGGCCCCCGAGGTGCTGGGCAGGagagctgtcagtcagagcAGTGATGTGTGAGTGTCCGAGTCCTCTGTGAGAATATTAACCGACACAGTGATGAAGAGTGAATATAAAGTACGAGTGAAACGACCTACACAGAGTTATCAAAGAGAGTCTGAGATACTGAAGGTTATCATCTGAGTGTTTGATAAACTGATCTGTGGGAATTGAAGTGagggggcgccggtggcctggTGCTCAGTGCGCGCACCCCCATGTGTGGAGGTTATGGTGATCTAATCCTGGGTTagggtctgacctgtggctccctttggtctcctgctctccctctcctgaTTTTTACCTCAGTCCACTTTTTGTCTCTGAATGGAGCCAAAAAATGTAACCTTAAAAAATGCATCCTTTATAAGTTAAATTGAACATGAGATTAAAAAAGTGAACACTTTATAATCAATGTAACAAACCAGATCAAGAAGAACTGCAACAAGCTTTAAAGCCACTAGATGTCGCAGTGAAGCTTCAAATAAACTTCAATTAGGCCCCAAAAGCTCACACGCTCTTCACATGAATTTTAGAATTATTGTTTCAAGAACGGCTGTTTATTCTGTCTCTTGTCTTCGATACACTTTAAtggatatattttaaaataaatccctTTTATTGACATAAAACACCCATCTCTAACTCTGCTTCACAGGTGGTCTTTTGGTATCCTGCTCTATGAAATGGTCACATTAGGTAGGTATTGTCAACTCcattgtttatttaaagaaatgtgaaaagagTATACATAACAAGAAAGTAAAATGTTGGAACTTTTAATCACTATTACCAGCAAGACTACACATTACCACCACTAACACAATCAAAGCCACAGTCAGTAAAACCTCACAATGCTTTGCTCCTACAGGTTCATTTCAGAGATATATTTATTTGTCccgtatgtttgtgtttgtccagTAAACGACTTGACTCTTACTGTAGATTTCTCCTCCGTATGCAGGTGACCCACCGTTTGCTCAGCTCATGGCGACTGAACTCTTGCAGTATctac is part of the Labrus mixtus chromosome 16, fLabMix1.1, whole genome shotgun sequence genome and encodes:
- the styk1a gene encoding tyrosine-protein kinase STYK1 encodes the protein MSSNSSSDNLCASDDKLCIAKEHDLAVIIVPVLLLLSFLVTLLSLCIVRYCPERRRTRINTSTHQSYHSSTHRHTHTQRPSRRDHLRGIDAPPGINPLEHEELPMSVQEVQQNVRPTLAAEPQMSTEGHNRGFSQVTALPLHFSIDPDNKVGLYRARMENRDVILRVLKETANRSEKQDFFGFASFVSGLGPHPFLPALLGVVSEPPMIVVEELQHRDLLGYLWRCRQENSSSQSSCEMTEKRIFTMAGQVASALEYLHSQGCIHGNVGARSVLVGGDLTAKLWRLGSAHRRRTQANVGAGEDVEMKKWQAPEVLGRRAVSQSSDVWSFGILLYEMVTLGDPPFAQLMATELLQYLQRGKHLKRPTTCSNSLYSLIRSCCSWNPQQRFSMSELIGKLQAGERSANGTNVIRVPEPMNIERYLREAGYGETHNYAVL